In a genomic window of Erigeron canadensis isolate Cc75 chromosome 5, C_canadensis_v1, whole genome shotgun sequence:
- the LOC122601111 gene encoding uncharacterized protein LOC122601111, translated as MQQQFLDEYYTMQKTSDARTSIRTFQQQSGETFHEAFKRFNELLRTCPHHGIARCELITAFYDGLLPEEKRDVNSISNGAVVSNPEDVDWEFLEKMSVNSKRQAQSNRRPRHLIASSLSTSDQATKDRLEALERKFAKLGKAENQGVAHVSQEYPICESCDELGHTALQCPLIPEQVEEVNQVYGEKRPFDMNSNTYHPGMRNHPHLRYGNSSNQLNLNFQGNNQNSGASFQPFQGRNYNQGNYQGGQNQGGFNRSYPRNYQQVNNQGGPLGSNEVSTGEIMEYLKEMDRKNEIRDKTVESLQKQVGQLAEDVSESRKNPRKLPSDTKINPQHQSGGSKNVKNVEINNVSTLCSSRIYDNKVEPPSSLVDGVVEDVDDDQDSEHETELILPKSNKKVSFKEVENDRSNVKFFEKQGKDMEGNTIPFPLALIDPKLRPTLRKRGPHEEEM; from the coding sequence atgcaacaacaattcttggatGAATATTACACCATGCAAAAGACTAGTGATGCAAGAACTTCAATAAGAACTTTTCAACAACAATCGGGTGAAACTTTTCATGAAGCTTTCAAGAGGtttaatgagttgttgagaACATGTCCACACCATGGGATTGCTAGATGCGAATTAATCACCGCTTTCTATGATGGTTTATTACCggaagagaaaagagatgtgAACTCAATTAGTAATGGAGCTGTCGTGTCAAATCCTGAAGATGTTGATTGGGAATTTTTAGAGAAAATGAGCGTGAATTCAAAAAGACAAGCTCAATCAAACAGGAGACCAAGGCATCTAATAGCTTCTTCATTATCTACAAGTGATCAAGCCACCAAAGATCGACTTGAAGCTTTGGAACGGAAGTTTGCGAAGTTGGGGAAAGCTGAAAATCAGGGTGTTGCTCATGTTTCTCAAGAATATCCGATTTGTGAAAGTTGTGATGAACTTGGACATACGGCTCTGCAATGTCCATTGATCCCGGAACAGGTTGAAGAAGTGAATCAAGTGTATGGGGAAAAGAGACCATTTGACATGAACTCCAACACTTATCATCCGGGAATGAGAAACCATCCACACCTTCGGTATGGAAATTCTTCAAATCAACTCAACCTGAACTTTCAAGGAAACAACCAAAACAGTGGAGCATCATTTCAACCATTCCAAGGCCGAAATTACAACCAAGGGAATTACCAAGGTGGCCAAAATCAAGGAGGATTTAATAGAAGCTATCCAAGGAACTATCAACAAGTTAATAACCAAGGTGGACCTTTAGGAAGCAATGAAGTATCAACCGGAGAGATTATGGAGTACTTGAAAGAGATGGATAGGAAGAATGAGATTCGGGACAAGACGGTTGAGAGTTTGCAAAAGCAAGTAGGTCAATTGGCGGAGGATGTGTCAGAATCGAGGAAGAATCCGAGAAAGCTACCAAGTGACACGAAGATCAATCCACAACATCAAAGTGGTGGTTCAAAGAATGTCAAGAATGTGGAGATAAACAATGTAAGTACTCTTTGTAGCAGTaggatttatgataataaagttgAACCTCCATCATCACTTGTTGATGGTGTGGTggaggatgttgatgatgaccAAGACAGTGAGCATGAAACAGAACTTATTCTACCTAAATCAAATAAGAAAGTGTCTTTTAAAGAGGTAGAAAATGATAGGTCTAAcgttaaattttttgaaaaacaaggAAAGGATATGGAGGGCAATACCATTCCTTTTCCTTTGGCTTTAATTGATCCAAAACTTAGGCCTACACTTAGGAAAAGAGGTCCCCATGAGGAAGAAATGTGA